In Saccharomyces eubayanus strain FM1318 chromosome XV, whole genome shotgun sequence, a single window of DNA contains:
- the GAL11 gene encoding Gal11p, whose translation MSSAPIHDKDTLSNTERAKNVNGLLQVLMDINTLNGGSSDTADKIRIHAKNFEAALFAKSSSKKEYMDSMNEKVAVMRNTYNSRKNAVSAAAANNNISPVEHINTIKNSGGNANNMNVNMNLNPQMFLNQQAQARQQVAQQLRNQQQQQQQQQQQQQQQQQQQQQQQQQQQQQQQQQQQQQQQQRRQLTPQQQQLVNQMKVAPIPKQLLQRIPNIPPNINTWQQVTALAQQKLLTPQDMEAAKEVYKIHQQLLFKARLQQQQAQAQAQANSNNISSGNANGIPQNGNINNNMNIPQQQQQQMQAPNTNANTSPLQQQQQQQQPQNTVPNVLNQINQIFSPEEQRSLLQEAIETCKNFEKTQLGNTMTEPVKQSFIRKYINQKALRKIQALRDAKNNNNNASNLQRSQNMPMNVIQQQQNATNNDAIPPSATPNAAAFPQQQQQNANSKLYQMQQQQQAQAQAQAQAQAQAQAQAQAQAQAQAQAQAQAQAQAQAQAQAQAQAQAQAQAQAQAQAQQQPPQQPQTQAQPNPLHGLTPTAKDVEVIKQLSLDASKTNLRLTDVTNSLSNDEKEKIKMKLKQGQKLFVQVSNFAPQVYIITKNENFLKEVFQLRIFVKEILEKCAEGIFVVKLDTVDRLIIKYQKYWESMRIQILRRQAILRQQQQMSSTNNNNNNNTANAPVTGNNNNANNIATQQNMQQSLQQMQHLQQLKMQQQQQQQQQQQHQQQQQQQQQQQQQQQQQQQQQHIYPSSANGPSNYPGMANAPNNNSNIPYMNHKNTSSMDFLNSMENTPKIPASAAATPSLNKALSNKANNRTKSNTIPATSISSTNKKLSISNATSQQPTPRSASNTAKSTPNTNPSPLKSQARIGTPNSNNIKNAQSPMGVQPSYNTSTIENAFKKEELLLKDLEMRKSEISSRFKHRQEIFKDSPVDLFISTMGDCLGIKDEEMLLSCDIPKSVVDHTNGSGKRKPTKAAQRARDQDSVDVSIKDNKLIMKSKFNKNNRSYSIGLSDVAVIFKGIGGNFKDLSTLVYSSSPSTSSNVDFTNFKKRKASVLEISPQDSIASVLSPDSNIMSDSKKIKIDSPDDQFMTKSSATVNGKQEVAKNEAPFMTSAADSEQFNVWDWNNWTSAF comes from the coding sequence ATGTCTTCTGCTCCCATCCACGACAAGGACACCTTGTCCAATACCGAGCGTGCAAAGAATGTCAATGGTCTGCTCCAAGTGCTCATGGACATCAACACTCTGAATGGAGGTAGTTCCGATACCGCTGATAAGATAAGGATTCATgcgaaaaattttgaagcGGCCTTGTTCGCCAAGAGCTCTTCAAAGAAGGAGTATATGGACAGCATGAACGAGAAAGTCGCCGTCATGCGCAACACATACAACTCCAGAAAAAATGCTGTCAGTGCTGCCGCTgctaacaacaacatcagcCCCGTGGAACACATAAACACCATCAAGAACTCCGGCGGCAACGCCAACAATATGAACGTCAACATGAACCTAAACCCTCAgatgtttttgaatcaGCAGGCTCAGGCAAGGCAGCAGGTTGCGCAACAATTAAGAAaccaacagcagcagcagcaacaacaacagcagcagcagcaacaacaacaacagcagcagcagcagcagcagcagcagcaacaacaacaacaacaacaacagcaacaacaacaacagcaacagaGGCGTCAATTGACTccgcaacaacagcagttGGTGAACCAGATGAAAGTGGCTCCCATTCCTAAACAACTGTTACAGAGAATCCCCAATATTCCACCAAATATCAACACTTGGCAGCAAGTCACTGCGCTGGCCCAACAAAAGCTATTGACTCCTCAAGATATGGAGGCTGCGAAGGAGGTCTACAAGATTCATCAGCAATTATTGTTCAAGGCAAGATTGCAGCAACAGCAGGCCCAAGCCCAGGCCCAAGCGAATAGTAACAACATCAGCAGCGGAAACGCCAACGGCATCCCGCAAAATGGCAATATTAACAACAATATGAACATTccacaacagcaacaacagcagatGCAGGCTCCTAACACAAACGCAAACACAAGCCCcttacaacaacaacagcagcagcagcaaccaCAGAACACCGTGCCAAATGTTCTAAATCAGATtaatcaaattttttctccaGAAGAACAACGTAGCTTATTGCAGGAAGCCATTGAAACTTGcaagaattttgaaaaaacccAATTAGGCAATACAATGACAGAGCCTGTAAAGCAAAGCTTCATCAGAAAATACATCAACCAAAAGGCTTTGAGGAAAATCCAAGCTTTAAGAGATGctaaaaataacaacaataatgcCTCCAATTTGCAGAGATCTCAGAACATGCCCATGAATGTCATCcagcaacagcaaaatGCCACCAATAACGACGCTATCCCACCATCTGCTACGCCCAATGCCGCTGCCTTCCctcaacagcaacaacagaaTGCAAACTCCAAATTATATCAAAtgcaacagcaacaacaagcCCAGGCGCAAGCTCAGGCTCAAGCGCAAGCTCAAGCGCAGGCTCAGGCTCAGGCTCAAGCACAAGCTCAGGCACAGGCTCAGGCACAGGCTCAAGCACAAGCTCAGGCGCAAGCCCAAGCTCAAGCACAGGCTCAGGCGCAAGCTCAAGCTCAAGCACAGGCCCAGGCGCAGCAACAGCCCCCTCAACAGCCACAAACTCAAGCACAACCTAACCCACTACACGGGCTGACACCAACTGCAAAGGATGTCGAAGTCATTAAGCAATTGTCGTTAGATGCTTCCAAGACTAATCTAAGACTGACGGATGTAACAAATTCTTTAtccaatgatgaaaaggaaaaaataaaaatgaagttAAAGCAAGGTCAAAAACTATTTGTGCAAGTGAGTAATTTTGCACCACAAGTTTACATCATTACTAAGAACGAAaacttcttgaaagaaGTCTTCCAGTTAAGAATTTTCGTCAAAGAAATCCTGGAAAAATGTGCTGAAGgtatttttgttgttaAATTAGACACCGTTGACAGACTGATCATCAAGTACCAAAAGTACTGGGAGAGCATGAGAATCCAAATTTTAAGGAGACAAGCTATCTTAaggcaacaacaacaaatgtCCAgtaccaacaacaacaataacaacaacaccGCTAATGCTCCTGTTACCggcaataacaataatgcGAACAATATTGCTACTCAGCAAAATATGCAACAATCGTTACAACAAATGCAACATTTGCAACAATTGAAAAtgcagcaacaacaacagcaacaacaacaacaacaacatcagcaacaacaacaacaacaacagcagcagcagcagcagcagcagcaacaacaacaacaacaacatatATACCCTTCCTCAGCAAACGGTCCATCTAATTACCCAGGAATGGCTAATGCCCccaataataatagcaacATCCCTTACATGAACCATAAAAACACCTCCAGCATGGATTTCTTGAACTCAATGGAAAATACTCCAAAGATTCCCGCGTCTGCTGCAGCGACTCCATCACTCAACAAAGCACTCAGCAACAAGGCCAACAACAGAACCAAGTCCAACACGATACCTGCTACTAGCATTTCATCAACGAATAAGAAGCTCTCGATATCAAATGCCACTAGCCAACAACCGACTCCTAGATCTGCTTCAAATACTGCTAAATCCACTCCAAACACGAATCCTTCCCCATTGAAAAGTCAAGCTAGAATTGGTACGCCAAATTCCAATAATATTAAGAATGCACAATCTCCCATGGGTGTACAGCCATCCTACAACACTAGCACCATAGAAAATGCattcaaaaaggaagaactTTTGTTAAAAGATTTAGAAATGAGGAAATCGGAAATTTCTTCTCGTTTCAAGCACCGccaagaaattttcaagGATTCTCCTGTTGATTTGTTCATAAGTACAATGGGTGACTGTCTAGGGattaaagatgaagagatgcttctttcttgtgaTATTCCCAAGTCGGTCGTTGATCACACCAATGGTTCTGGTAAAAGGAAACCTACAAAGGCAGCACAAAGAGCTCGGGATCAAGATTCTGTTGACGTTTCCATTAAGGACAATAAGCTAATTATGAAAAGCAAATTTAACAAGAATAACAGATCATACTCGATCGGGCTGTCTGACGTTGCTGTAATTTTCAAGGGTATCGGCGGCAACTTTAAAGATCTGTCTACTTTGGTCTATTCATCATCGCCATCCACTTCTTCCAATGTGGATTTTACTAATTTTAAGAAGAGGAAGGCAAGTGTATTAGAAATAAGTCCTCAAGATTCAATAGCGTCGGTGCTATCGCCAGATTCAAATATAATGAGTgattccaaaaaaatcaaaatcgaTTCTCCTGATGACCAATTTATGACCAAATCCAGCGCCACAGTTAatggaaaacaagaagttGCAAAGAACGAGGCTCCATTCATGACTTCTGCTGCTGATTCGGAGCAATTCAACGTATGGGATTGGAATAACTGGACAAGCgccttttga
- the GSH2 gene encoding glutathione synthase, whose translation MEKDQDCTNMPPSPPSKDQLDELIREINQWAITNGLTMYPPKFEANPSSASVSPVTVYPTPIPKSCYDEAVEIQPVFNELYARITQDMAHSDSFLYKETEALALSDSEFTGRLWSLYLETLKMAANRKQALKLGIFRSDYLIDKKNDNDQIKQVEFNTVSVSFAGLSGKVDRLHTFLNKANKYDIKGPYYNESDMIVSESGLLLSKALAKAVESYKLQRENSVSNDPIVAFIVQRNERNVFDQKILELNLLEKFNVKSIRLTFDDVHEKLFIDNETGKLYVKDSKQEIAVVYYRTGYTTTDYTSEKDWEARLFLESSFAIKAPDLLTQLSGSKKIQQLLTDENVLNKYASNSEQKNNLLKTFVKIYPLDDTDLGKEGKRLALTDPLKYVLKPQREGGGNNVYKENIPGFLKGIEERHWDAYILMELIEPELNKENVILRDNKPYDEAIISELGIYGCILFDDKEVLVNEFSGSLLRSKVNTSNEGGVAAGFGCLDSIILY comes from the coding sequence ATGgaaaaagatcaagattGCACAAATATGCCACCATCTCCACCCTCTAAGGACCAATTGGATGAATTAATCCGAGAAATCAATCAATGGGCCATTACTAATGGATTAACTATGTATCCACCGAAATTCGAAGCAAATCCATCAAGTGCTTCGGTGTCACCGGTAACTGTCTACCCAACTCCAATTCCCAAGAGTTGTTATGATGAAGCCGTTGAAATCCAGCCAGTGTTCAATGAACTATACGCCCGTATAACCCAAGATATGGCCCATTCtgattcttttttgtataaaGAGACTGAAGCATTGGCTTTATCGGATTCCGAATTCACCGGTAGACTGTGGTCCTTATACCTtgaaactttaaaaatGGCAGCAAACAGAAAGCAAGCCTTAAAGTTAGGTATATTTAGATCTGATTATCTGatcgataaaaaaaacgatAATGATCAAATTAAGCAAGTTGAGTTCAATACAGTGTCTGTTTCCTTTGCAGGTCTCAGTGGGAAAGTTGATCGATTGCATACTTTCTTGAATAAGGCAAACAAATATGATATCAAAGGGCCATACTATAATGAATCTGACATGATTGTTTCCGAGTCAGGGCTTCTGCTGTCTAAGGCATTGGCCAAAGCTGTTGAGTCGTATAAGTTACAACGAGAGAATTCGGTTTCTAATGACCCTATTGTAGCGTTCATTGTGCAgagaaatgaaagaaacgtttttgatcaaaaaatattggaaCTAAACTTACTGGAAAAGTTCAATGTCAAATCTATTAGGTTGACATTTGATGATGTTCATGAAAAATTGTTCATCGATAATGAGACTGGAAAACTATATGTTAAGGATTCTAAGCAAGAAATAGCGGTGGTGTATTACAGAACTGGTTATACCACCACTGATTATACCTCCGAAAAGGATTGGGAGGCAAGACTATTCCTTGAAAGTAGCTTTGCCATTAAAGCCCCAGATTTACTTACTCAATTATCTGGttccaagaaaattcaGCAACTGCTAACTGATGAAAACGTACTAAATAAATATGCTTCTAATTCTGAGCAAAAGAATAACTTGTTAAAGACATTCGTCAAAATATATCCGTTGGATGATACAGATTTGGGTAAAGAAGGTAAGAGATTGGCCCTGACTGACCCTCTGAAATACGTGCTAAAACCACAAAGGGAGGGTGGTGGAAACAACGTTTACAAGGAAAACATTCCTGGTTTCTTGAAAGGTATCGAAGAACGCCACTGGGATGCGTATATCCTCATGGAGTTGATTGAGCCCGAATTAAATAAAGAGAATGTTATACTACGGGATAACAAACCTTATGACGAAGCTATTATCAGTGAGTTAGGAATTTATGGTTGTATTTTATTCGACGACAAAGAGGTTTTAGTGAACGAATTTAGTGGCTCATTATTAAGATCCAAAGTCAATACTTCAAATGAAGGTGGAGTGGCAGCAGGGTTTGGATGCTTAGACAGTATCATTTTATACTGA
- the DDR2 gene encoding Ddr2p — translation MKVSQVLISAISVFGIANAANSSNSSSNAAPALHAQNGQLLNAGVVGAVVGGALAFLI, via the coding sequence ATGAAAGTATCGCAAGTTTTGATTTCCGCCATATCTGTTTTCGGCATCGCTAACGCCGCCAATTCGTCCAACTCCTCCAGTAATGCTGCTCCTGCCTTGCATGCGCAAAACGGCCAGCTGCTGAACGCCGGTGTCGTTGGTGCCGTCGTAGGCGGTGCTTTGGCCTTCTTGATTTAA
- the AIM39 gene encoding Aim39p, producing the protein MIRFTIPRNITISLRCTRSIWSFTQAPTRSHIWSTTLKGATASRGKASTVTSRQVHDGKHFFTTPQQQQTKSEGAEEKEHHSVKEEDLKSIGQAIAQQRHKRRKQIWSAMFGGIFGVIIGYSVIYKVIYLKDQSFIPLFPSSKIRKLSARDLKKIDANQVQSLSKLRVLEKLSGHDMIKEQYGVPLLDKDGNSPRLNEFSMWCEDQDPCVTGIVMEPDDKRASSHTWYRIPFVCKWRITHRPISIRGTIDDLLNRIGLETTDLFEIISPERVYGSFKYEYPLQGDSHALHVWFHGELELDDDSLIVYNGKYHVDVKLQEIDLFRREKNGQLVQYVLFKNDTSDR; encoded by the coding sequence ATGATTCGGTTTACGATTCCACGTAACATTACGATATCTTTACGTTGTACGAGGAGTATATGGTCATTCACTCAGGCGCCCACCCGTAGCCATATTTGGTCTACTACTTTGAAGGGTGCCACCGCAAGTAGAGGAAAAGCTTCGACAGTGACAAGTAGACAAGTCCATGATGGGAAGCATTTTTTCACCACAccacagcagcaacaaacGAAATCAGAGGGAGCTGAAGAGAAAGAGCACCACAGCGTGAAAGAGGAGGATCTGAAAAGTATTGGTCAAGCCATAGCACAACAACGACATAAACGCCGAAAACAAATATGGTCGGCTATGTTCGGAGGGATATTTGGTGTGATAATAGGATATTCGGTAATTTATAAAGTGATATACTTGAAAGATCAGAGTTTCATACCATTGTTCCCTTCGTCCAAGATACGCAAACTGAGTGCAAgagatttgaagaaaatcgaCGCAAATCAAGTGCAAAGCCTCTCCAAATTGAGAGTGCTGGAAAAATTGTCCGGCCACGACATGATCAAAGAACAGTACGGGGTGCCGTTATTGGACAAAGACGGCAACTCGCCAAGACTGAACGAATTCAGCATGTGGTGCGAAGACCAAGACCCATGCGTGACCGGCATTGTAATGGAGCCGGACGACAAAAGAGCAAGTTCACACACCTGGTACAGAATTCCCTTTGTTTGCAAATGGAGAATAACGCACCGGCCGATAAGCATACGCGGCACCATCGACGATTTGCTGAACCGTATTGGACTAGAGACCACGGACTTATTCGAGATAATATCGCCTGAAAGAGTGTACGGGTCGTTCAAGTACGAGTACCCACTGCAGGGGGACTCACACGCATTGCACGTTTGGTTCCATGGCGAGCTCGAATTAGACGACGATTCGCTGATTGTATATAACGGGAAGTACCACGTGGACGTCAAACTCCAGGAGATAGACCTGTTCAGACGAGAGAAGAACGGGCAGCTGGTGCAGTAcgttttgttcaaaaacgaCACCAGCGATAGGTAA
- the SPE2 gene encoding adenosylmethionine decarboxylase SPE2, producing MTVTIKELTNHNYIDHELSATLDSTDAFEGPEKLLEIWFYPHKNAITTAKTLRDVAMDKWIEILKLVKCEVLSMKKTQELDAFLLSESSLFVFDHKLTLKTCGTTTTLFCLAKLFDTIEQELSWKFQTTPDGKYAPFKVFYSRRCFLFPCKQAAIHQNWADEVDYLNQFFDHGKSYSVGRNDKSNHWNLYVTETDPSMPQGREYTEDDDETFEVLMTELDPHCANMFVCGPDTSTPAPTEANEDKGHNLGYQMTKKTKLDDIYLNSXQDSDASFHHDAFAFTPCGYSSNMVLAEKYYYTLHVTPEKGWSYASFESNIPVFDISQGKQDNLNVLLHILSVFQPREFSMTFFTKNASSPSFQKILRINESLPEYTKLDKIVYDLDDYHLFYMKLQKKI from the coding sequence ATGACTGTTACCATCAAAGAACTGACTAACCACAACTACATCGACCACGAATTATCGGCCACGCTGGACTCGACGGACGCGTTCGAAGGGCCTGAGAAGCTGCTGGAAATCTGGTTCTACCCGCACAAGAACGCCATCACCACCGCCAAGACGCTGAGAGATGTTGCCATGGACAAATGGATCGAGATCCTGAAGCTGGTCAAGTGCGAGGTTCTGTCCATGAAGAAGACACAGGAGCTAGACGCGTTCCTGCTGAGCGAGTCCTCGCTGTTCGTCTTCGACCACAAGTTGACACTGAAGACGTGCGGCACCACCACCACACTGTTCTGTCTCGCCAAGCTTTTCGACACCATTGAGCAGGAGTTGTCGTGGAAATTTCAAACCACCCCGGACGGCAAGTACGCGCCATTCAAAGTGTTCTACTCAAGACGATGTTTCCTTTTCCCCTGCAAACAAGCTGCCATCCACCAAAACTGGGCGGACGAGGTGGATTATCTCAACCAGTTCTTCGACCATGGAAAGAGCTATTCCGTGGGCAGAAACGACAAGAGCAACCACTGGAACCTGTACGTCACCGAGACGGACCCCAGCATGCCCCAGGGCAGGGAGTACACGgaagacgacgacgagACCTTCGAAGTGCTCATGACCGAGCTAGACCCGCACTGTGCCAACATGTTTGTGTGCGGCCCGGACACATCCACGCCTGCCCCCACAGAAGCGAACGAGGACAAGGGCCACAACTTGGGCTACCAGATGACCAAGAAGACCAAGCTCGACGACATCTACCTGAACTCCTMCCAGGATTCAGACGCATCGTTCCACCATGACGCGTTTGCATTCACGCCATGCGGGTACTCGTCCAACATGGTCCTTGCAGAAAAATACTACTACACCTTGCATGTGACCCCGGAGAAGGGCTGGTCCTACGCCTCCTTCGAGAGTAACATCCCGGTCTTCGACATCTCCCAAGGGAAGCAAGACAACCTGAACGTCCTCTTGCACATTCTGTCCGTTTTCCAGCCAAGAGAATTCTCGATGACTTTCTTCACCAAGAACGCCTCGAGCCCgtctttccaaaagataCTACGCATCAACGAATCGCTGCCCGAATACACCAAGCTGGACAAGATCGTTTACGATCTGGACGACTATCATCTCTTCTACATgaaacttcaaaagaaaatatga
- the PSK2 gene encoding serine/threonine protein kinase PSK2 → MTYPIKSATSADISYPKNTPLVGLSKPPCLYQHTSSSVDSFSSTFSDDDRSDLVAVPNESPHAFSYNPISPNSLGVRLTILRRSLEIMVKSPDILQELKKKSPVIAYPTSLKHTRNLTEATALPDYREPSKWPSVVPAVSNISSASKRPAVQRAASLMVLTDNAATNKLNPEKSELENLLFLLNLALENNSFERASDLHMLSLLNINKLSFDSDIQKSETLKKALLDSLAEPFFENYKKFPHKDSGVSSQSNQHREHQDDIVSLADIKPQQDYSRILHPFTSAKNSGPEAVFTCSQQYPWNFKAANDLACLTFGISKNVIKALTLLDLIHTDSRKFVLEKIMNAEEENQEIVFTGETIPIVQPNSTSDNKLPNLIWASLWAKRKNGLLVCVFEKTPCDYIDVMLNLTDFSVDSIVDITGFLKNFNEQQQQESSSPTSTKKTVKFANEIHDIRSISHSLGKLIDDVRFGRVFSADDDLLPLPIRVANHINEERYFTLNHLSENIPCAVTTSVLENEIKLKIHSLPYQAGLFVVDSHTFNLLSFNNSVAKNMFGLRLHELVGRPIIKLVPSLANMILYSNKTYPSLNINLPENKGLVLTEHFFRKIEAEMHHNIDSFYTSIGIDGCHKDGNLIKVDIQLRVLNTNIILLWITHSRDVVIENYTTVPSQLPMLKENEIDIVGSRGSSNASSKKSSEKIPVDLLRTMTNLSISSSETISNSDDEVDLNQVNKKLRETPSGNVRNTELNENNNNDDDMTMVDDPELKHKIELTKMYTQDKSKFVKDDNFKVDEKLIMSIIEPINGEEIKEETSALLKEGPKSRATNATATYLTVPESNIGSQKRIKKFSDFTILQAMGEGAYGKVNLCIHNKEHYIVVIKMIFKERILVDTWVRDRKLGTIPSEIQIMATLNKNPQENILRLLDFFEDDDYYYIETPVHGETGSIDLFDVIEFKKDMVEHEAKLVFKQVVSSIKHLHDQGIVHRDIKDENVIVDSHGFVKLIDFGSAAYTKSGPFDVFVGTMDYAAPEVLGGSSYKGKPQDIWALGVLLYTIIYKENPYYNIDEILEGELRFDNAENVSDDCINLIKGILTREVDKRPTIDDIYQDKWLKI, encoded by the coding sequence ATGACATACCCGATAAAGTCAGCAACTTCTGCTGACATCTCATATCCTAAAAATACCCCTTTGGTGGGCCTGTCCAAGCCGCCATGCCTTTACCAACACACGTCTTCCTCCGTTGATTCATTCTCGTCAACGTTTAGTGATGATGACCGTTCAGACCTCGTTGCTGTACCCAACGAATCGCCGCATGCATTTTCGTATAACCCCATATCTCCAAACTCATTGGGAGTGAGGCTGACCATACTAAGAAGGTCCTTGGAAATAATGGTCAAGAGTCCCGACATTTTACAAgagttaaagaaaaagtctCCCGTAATAGCATACCCTACCTCGCTTAAGCATACAAGAAACTTAACCGAGGCCACCGCACTGCCGGATTACCGAGAACCATCTAAATGGCCCTCTGTTGTTCCAGCGGTGTCCAATATCTCATCCGCCTCCAAAAGACCTGCGGTTCAAAGAGCTGCCTCATTGATGGTGCTAACAGATAACGCTGCTACCAACAAGCTGAATCCAGAAAAGTCAGAATTGGAgaatttattgtttttgttgaatcTAGCACTGGAAAATAACTCGTTTGAAAGGGCTTCCGATTTACACATGTTGTCGTTATTAAACATCAACAAGCTGAGCTTTGATTCggatattcaaaaatcaGAAACTCTGAAAAAAGCTTTACTAGATAGTTTAGCTGAAccgttttttgaaaactataAGAAATTTCCTCATAAAGACTCTGGTGTAAGTTCACAATCTAACCAACATCGGGAACACCAAGACGATATAGTTTCTTTAGCAGATATCAAGCCACAACAAGATTATAGCCGCATACTTCATCCCTTCACATCTGCGAAAAATTCTGGCCCTGAAGCCGTTTTCACCTGTTCTCAACAATATCCTTGGAACTTCAAGGCTGCCAACGATTTGGCATGTTTAACATTCGGTATATCGAAAAACGTCATCAAGGCACTCACATTACTTGACCTAATTCATACGGATAGTAGGAAATTTGTTCTAGAGAAAATTATGaatgcagaagaagaaaatcaagaaatcgTATTTACCGGTGAAACCATACCTATTGTTCAGCCAAACTCAACAAGTGATAACAAATTACCAAACTTGATTTGGGCATCGTTGTGGGCCAAGCGGAAAAACGGTTTACTGGTCTGTGTATTCGAAAAGACACCTTGTGACTATATTGATGTTATGCTAAACCTTACGGATTTTTCAGTGGATAGTATTGTTGATATAACGGGGTTTTTAAAGAACTTTAAtgaacagcaacagcaagaATCATCTTCCCCAACGtccacaaaaaaaacagtgaAATTTGCAAATGAAATTCATGACATCAGATCAATAAGTCATTCATTGGGTAAACTGATCGATGATGTACGTTTCGGGAGAGTATTTTCCGCAGATGATGACTTATTACCATTACCTATCAGAGTGGCAAACCatatcaatgaagaaaGATATTTCACATTAAATCATTTATCAGAAAATATACCGTGCGCTGTAACAACTTCTgtattggaaaatgaaatcaagTTAAAGATCCATAGTTTACCTTATCAAGCTGgtttatttgttgttgACAGTCACACTTTTAATCTTTTAAGCTTTAATAATTCAGTTGCTAAAAACATGTTTGGCCTACGGCTTCATGAACTGGTCGGTAGACCAATTATTAAATTGGTTCCCTCCTTAGCaaatatgatattataTTCCAATAAAACGTATCCCAGTTTAAACATAAACTTGCCAGAAAATAAAGGCTTGGTGTTAACTGAACatttctttagaaaaattgaagctGAAATGCACCATAATATTGACTCATTCTATACCTCAATTGGTATAGATGGCTGCCATAAAGATGGTAATTTAATAAAGGTAGATATCCAATTACGTGTATTGAACACGAATATTATACTGCTATGGATCACCCATTCGAGAGACGTAGTTATTGAGAATTACACTACCGTTCCTTCACAGCTACCGATgttaaaggaaaatgaaattgataTTGTCGGTAGTAGAGGTAGTTCGAACGCATCGTCCAAGAAGTCTTCAGAAAAGATTCCAGTGGACCTTTTGAGGACAATGACTAATCTATCGATTAGCTCTTCTGAAACGATTTCCAATTCCGACGACGAGGTAGATTTAAATCAAGTGAATAAAAAACTACGGGAGACCCCTAGTGGTAATGTAAGGAATACCGAActtaatgaaaacaacaataacgaCGATGATATGACCATGGTTGATGATCCTGAATTAAAGCATAAGATTGAACTAACGAAAATGTACACACAAgacaaatcaaaatttgtAAAAGACGACAATTTTAAAGTCGATGAAAAGTTAATAATGAGTATAATTGAACCGATAAATGGGgaggaaatcaaagaagaaacaagtGCACTGCTTAAAGAAGGACCCAAATCAAGGGCGACAAATGCTACTGCTACGTATTTGACCGTTCCAGAAAGCAATATTGGCTCACAAAAGCGcataaagaaattttctGATTTTACCATTTTACAAGCCATGGGCGAAGGTGCTTACGGCAAAGTCAATTTATGTATCCATAATAAGGAGCATTACATTGTGGTTATCAAAATGATCTTCAAAGAGAGGATTCTGGTGGACACATGGGTAAGAGATAGAAAATTAGGTACTATACCATCCGAGATTCAAATTATGGCTACACTGAATAAAAATccacaagaaaatatcttgAGATTATTAGATTTTTTCGAAGATGACGATTACTACTACATTGAAACCCCAGTTCATGGAGAGACTGGTAGTATTGACTTATTTGACGTTATTGAATTTAAGAAAGATATGGTAGAACATGAAGCTAAGTTGGTGTTCAAACAGGTTGTTTCTAGTATAAAGCACTTGCACGATCAAGGTATTGTTCACAGAGACATTAAGGATGAAAACGTTATTGTGGATTCACATGGTTTCGTGAAATTAATTGACTTTGGGTCAGCCGCCTATACTAAAAGCGGGCCATTCGATGTCTTTGTTGGGACTATGGACTATGCTGCGCCTGAAGTCCTTGGCGGTTCATCCTATAAGGGTAAACCGCAAGACATTTGGGCACTCGGGGTACTACTCTATACTATTATCTACAAGGAGAACCCATATTACAACATTGACGAAATTTTGGAAGGGGAATTAAGATTTGATAATGCGGAAAACGTGAGTGATGATTGCATCAACTTGATAAAAGGAATTCTGACGAGAGAAGTTGATAAGAGGCCTACTATTGACGATATATATCAAGACAAATGGCTTAAAATTTAG